A DNA window from Verrucomicrobiia bacterium contains the following coding sequences:
- a CDS encoding sugar ABC transporter ATP-binding protein codes for MKATPNSPSHPPLLALRGVCKQFGGVRALQGVDFELAAGEIHALLGENGAGKSTLIKILGGIHQPDSGAIAFEGRPVKLRDVTDADRLGIRLIHQELSLAPNLTVAENLHLGREPRRFGLLDRGRMSADASALLRQLGLSAVGAVDTPVARLSVARQQMVEIARALAVRARVLVLDEPTASLSGSETSTLFEVLARLRRQGVGIVYISHRLEEIRRLADRITVLRDGRNIGTQSADSTDTATLIRWMVGRDCAESGNRPEWKPGAVALAVRNLWAPGVRGVSFDLHRGEVLGLAGLVGAGRSELARALFGIEPITSGSISVEGCDVNIRCPSDALSAGIVLVPEDRKREGLVMAATVAFNLTLPWTREWNRWCRPDRERRAAIVGRAVEQFGIRTTGPNLPVRNLSGGNQQKVVVAKWMERPPAVLILDEPTRGVDVGAREELFAILSRLVGSGMAVLLISSDLPEVMGLSHRLALYRDGRVIREMPSSRATAEEVMAALTRNE; via the coding sequence ATGAAGGCCACGCCAAACAGTCCATCGCACCCGCCGCTCCTCGCGCTCCGCGGGGTCTGCAAGCAGTTCGGTGGTGTGCGGGCGCTGCAGGGCGTGGACTTTGAGCTGGCTGCCGGCGAGATCCACGCCCTGCTGGGCGAGAATGGGGCCGGGAAGTCCACACTCATCAAGATTCTTGGCGGCATCCACCAACCCGACTCCGGCGCCATCGCGTTCGAGGGACGACCGGTGAAGCTCCGGGACGTGACGGATGCGGATCGCCTGGGCATTCGTCTGATTCACCAGGAACTTTCGCTCGCCCCCAACCTCACGGTCGCGGAGAACTTGCATCTCGGACGCGAGCCCCGGCGGTTCGGCCTGCTGGACCGCGGCCGGATGTCGGCGGATGCCTCGGCCCTGCTCAGGCAACTGGGGCTTTCCGCGGTCGGTGCCGTGGACACGCCCGTTGCCCGGCTGAGCGTGGCGAGACAGCAGATGGTTGAAATCGCGCGCGCGCTGGCCGTCCGGGCCCGGGTGCTGGTCCTCGATGAACCCACCGCGTCTCTTTCCGGGTCGGAGACGTCAACACTCTTCGAGGTCCTCGCCCGACTGCGCCGCCAGGGGGTTGGCATCGTGTATATCTCGCATCGCCTCGAGGAGATTCGGCGGCTGGCCGACCGGATCACGGTGTTGCGCGATGGCCGCAACATCGGCACGCAGTCCGCGGATTCGACGGACACCGCAACGCTGATCCGGTGGATGGTGGGACGCGACTGTGCGGAGTCCGGGAACCGGCCGGAGTGGAAACCGGGTGCCGTGGCCCTGGCCGTCCGAAACCTGTGGGCGCCCGGGGTGCGCGGGGTGAGCTTCGACCTGCACCGCGGCGAAGTGCTCGGCCTGGCCGGACTCGTTGGGGCCGGACGATCCGAACTGGCCCGCGCCCTTTTTGGCATTGAGCCGATCACCAGCGGCTCCATTTCGGTGGAAGGTTGCGACGTCAACATCCGCTGTCCCTCAGATGCGCTGTCGGCGGGCATCGTCCTGGTGCCCGAGGATCGCAAACGCGAGGGATTGGTGATGGCGGCAACCGTCGCCTTCAACCTGACCCTCCCCTGGACGCGCGAATGGAACCGGTGGTGTCGTCCAGACCGGGAGCGCCGCGCGGCCATTGTGGGCCGGGCCGTGGAGCAATTCGGCATTCGAACCACCGGTCCAAACCTACCGGTGCGCAATCTCTCGGGCGGCAACCAGCAAAAGGTGGTCGTTGCGAAATGGATGGAGCGTCCGCCAGCGGTGTTGATCCTCGATGAGCCCACCCGCGGGGTGGATGTGGGGGCGCGGGAGGAGTTGTTTGCGATCCTTTCGCGACTGGTCGGATCGGGCATGGCGGTCCTGCTGATTTCCTCGGACCTTCCCGAGGTGATGGGGCTTTCCCACAGGCTCGCGTTGTACCGCGACGGGCGGGTCATCCGGGAGATGCCGTCCTCCCGGGCCACTGCCGAGGAAGTCATGGCGGCGTTGACCCGCAACGAATGA
- a CDS encoding sugar ABC transporter substrate-binding protein: MSRFQTLHRFFHVAGATDAGSSPAQPGPAASSPGWLAGVLAGVLLATGAGCGRPPDEGAAPGSGGGRLFAVSFQTMNNPFFVDLNEGLRQVIEANGDRLVTLDAQFNSLKQKNDIADVLQQQPAAIFVNPVNWEGIKGSLMEARRRSVPALIVDAPVSDPELVLCQVASDNVEAGRLACEALARVNPGARVVILHLSVNKACIDRVAGFRAEAARHPEMRILDVQEGKGTTEGARPVMRDLLARFPDLNAVFPINDPSALGCLSAIESAGKSGQVTVVTVDGSREGVAAVKAGRLHSTSAQFPREIGRVAAEKAYEHLAGKPVDKDVQIPVRLITRENADAIPGTPPGASNAKQRPEFRMARAPGLAADR; the protein is encoded by the coding sequence ATGAGCCGATTCCAGACGCTTCATCGTTTCTTTCACGTCGCCGGGGCCACCGACGCAGGTTCATCGCCTGCGCAACCCGGGCCGGCCGCTTCGAGTCCCGGATGGCTGGCCGGCGTCCTCGCAGGTGTCCTGCTGGCGACGGGTGCCGGCTGCGGCCGTCCACCCGATGAGGGTGCCGCACCGGGGTCGGGCGGTGGACGCCTGTTCGCCGTCAGCTTCCAAACGATGAACAATCCCTTCTTCGTGGATCTGAACGAGGGCCTGCGTCAGGTGATCGAGGCCAACGGGGACCGGTTGGTGACGCTCGACGCGCAGTTCAACAGCCTGAAGCAGAAAAATGACATCGCGGATGTCCTGCAACAACAGCCCGCCGCGATTTTCGTCAACCCGGTCAACTGGGAGGGCATCAAAGGCAGCCTCATGGAGGCCCGGCGAAGGAGTGTTCCGGCCCTCATCGTGGACGCCCCGGTCAGCGATCCAGAGCTCGTCCTCTGCCAGGTGGCAAGCGACAACGTCGAGGCCGGGCGGCTCGCCTGTGAGGCCCTCGCGCGGGTGAATCCCGGCGCCCGGGTGGTGATTCTCCATCTTTCCGTGAACAAGGCCTGCATTGACCGTGTGGCCGGATTCCGTGCGGAGGCCGCCCGCCATCCGGAGATGCGCATCCTGGACGTCCAGGAAGGGAAGGGGACCACCGAGGGCGCCCGCCCGGTGATGCGGGACCTGCTGGCGCGATTCCCGGACCTCAACGCCGTTTTTCCCATCAACGATCCCAGCGCGCTCGGGTGCCTTTCCGCCATTGAGTCCGCCGGAAAAAGCGGCCAGGTGACCGTGGTCACCGTGGACGGCTCCCGCGAGGGCGTCGCGGCGGTGAAGGCCGGCCGTCTCCATTCGACGTCGGCGCAGTTTCCCCGGGAGATCGGACGGGTGGCTGCGGAGAAGGCGTACGAGCACCTGGCGGGGAAACCAGTGGACAAGGACGTCCAGATCCCGGTCCGGCTCATCACCCGGGAGAATGCCGATGCAATCCCTGGCACTCCACCCGGCGCCAGCAACGCGAAGCAGCGACCGGAGTTCCGAATGGCCCGTGCGCCCGGGTTGGCCGCCGATCGTTGA
- a CDS encoding DUF1553 domain-containing protein, translated as MPSGRWWLLICLLGSGPAVAIANEHPDPGRHWAFEPVADPAIPDTRDRIWPRNAADRFILARLESEGLRPSPEAERADWLRRVTLDLTGLPPSSEATADFVTDPGPDAAERLVDRLLASPHYGERWAQPWLDVVRYADTHGFEVNTERPNAWPYRDYVIRALNRDTPYGQFVRDQLCGDLTGEDAATGFLVTASVLLPGQIGKDEPSIRLARQDALDEIVVNAAQTFLALSLGCARCHDHKFDPVSQREYFAFQAFFAGVEYEDRDLRDPEAEERRAAMEKARDRIAMLERRMTRHVPAAGPGGERVSVNGRLNIERFAPVKARRLRFAIHETNSLEPCLDELEVLDVDDVNVGAEAAGARATSSGDTVVADRHALHHINDGRYGNARSWMSSEKGRGWVTLELPVETVVDRVIWGRDRQGQFDDRLPTRYTVEVDSGGGDWIVVADSGDRAPFLAGTNPPDPFSGVAPEAAPLIRERQKLEATVRRLSIGQRAFAGVFRAPDTIRLLKRGDPEQPGEEIRPAAPAVLGDCHLPAEAPEPLRRQTLADWLTNPAHPLTARVMVNRVWQGHFGVGLVSTPGDFGRNGDRPSHPELLDWLANEFLRTGGSIKHLHRLLVLSATYRQSSADNPRARAKDADCRWLWRFPSRRMEAEMLRDSMLATAGNLNATMYGPGFDLFDQRGGLSGFKAVESFTDSGLRRMVYAHKVRREPEAVFGAFDCPDAGQSTPRRRESTTPIQALNLFNSRFTADQAAAFGRRLRTEAGEDPTAQVRHAYRLALGRDPTPGEVADAEPVVRQHGPEPLCRALFNANEYLFLP; from the coding sequence ATGCCGTCGGGCCGTTGGTGGTTGCTGATCTGCCTGCTGGGCTCCGGCCCGGCAGTCGCGATCGCCAACGAGCACCCGGATCCCGGGCGCCACTGGGCCTTCGAGCCGGTTGCGGACCCGGCGATCCCCGACACCCGGGACCGGATCTGGCCGCGGAACGCCGCGGACCGGTTCATCCTCGCCCGCCTCGAATCGGAAGGATTGCGCCCATCCCCGGAGGCGGAACGCGCGGACTGGTTGCGACGGGTCACACTCGACCTCACCGGATTACCCCCGTCCTCAGAGGCCACCGCTGATTTCGTGACCGACCCGGGTCCGGACGCCGCGGAACGGCTCGTGGACCGGTTGCTGGCGTCGCCCCATTACGGGGAGCGCTGGGCACAACCGTGGCTGGATGTGGTGCGATACGCCGACACCCACGGATTCGAGGTGAACACGGAGCGCCCCAATGCCTGGCCCTACCGGGACTATGTGATCCGGGCCCTCAACCGGGACACGCCCTACGGACAGTTCGTGCGGGATCAGTTGTGCGGGGACCTGACTGGCGAGGATGCGGCCACCGGATTTCTGGTCACGGCCTCGGTGTTGCTGCCCGGTCAGATCGGAAAAGACGAGCCCTCGATCCGACTGGCCCGCCAGGATGCCCTTGACGAGATCGTCGTAAACGCCGCGCAAACCTTTCTCGCGCTCAGCCTCGGATGCGCCCGATGTCATGACCACAAGTTTGATCCGGTGTCCCAGCGCGAATACTTCGCCTTCCAGGCCTTCTTCGCCGGCGTCGAATACGAGGACCGGGACCTCCGTGATCCCGAGGCTGAGGAGCGCCGGGCCGCGATGGAGAAGGCGCGGGACCGGATCGCCATGTTGGAACGTCGGATGACCCGGCATGTGCCGGCGGCGGGCCCGGGCGGGGAACGGGTTTCGGTGAACGGCCGCCTCAACATTGAGCGCTTCGCACCGGTGAAGGCCCGGCGCCTGCGCTTTGCCATTCACGAGACCAACTCTCTGGAGCCCTGTCTTGACGAACTGGAGGTGCTGGATGTTGACGACGTCAACGTCGGCGCGGAAGCCGCCGGGGCGCGCGCCACGTCCTCGGGAGACACCGTGGTGGCCGACCGTCACGCACTACACCACATCAACGACGGCCGGTATGGCAATGCGAGGAGCTGGATGTCCAGTGAGAAGGGTCGCGGCTGGGTGACGCTGGAACTCCCGGTGGAGACTGTCGTGGATCGGGTGATCTGGGGACGCGACCGGCAAGGGCAGTTTGATGACCGGTTGCCCACGCGATACACGGTTGAGGTTGATTCCGGGGGAGGCGATTGGATCGTGGTCGCCGATTCCGGGGATCGGGCGCCATTCCTCGCCGGCACCAATCCCCCCGACCCGTTTTCCGGGGTGGCTCCCGAGGCGGCACCCCTCATCCGGGAGCGCCAGAAGCTCGAGGCGACCGTGCGCAGGCTCAGCATCGGCCAGCGGGCCTTCGCGGGAGTTTTCCGGGCGCCGGACACGATCCGGTTGCTGAAGCGGGGAGATCCGGAGCAACCGGGTGAGGAGATCCGCCCGGCTGCGCCCGCGGTCCTCGGAGATTGCCATCTGCCCGCCGAGGCCCCGGAGCCGCTGCGTCGCCAAACCCTCGCCGACTGGCTGACCAATCCGGCGCATCCCCTCACCGCGCGGGTGATGGTCAACCGTGTGTGGCAGGGCCATTTCGGTGTCGGGTTGGTGTCCACTCCCGGCGACTTCGGACGGAATGGGGACCGGCCCAGCCATCCGGAACTGCTCGACTGGCTGGCGAACGAATTCCTGCGGACCGGTGGCTCGATCAAGCATCTGCACCGGCTGCTGGTGTTGTCGGCAACCTACCGGCAGTCTTCGGCAGACAACCCGCGCGCGCGCGCGAAGGATGCCGACTGCCGGTGGCTTTGGCGCTTTCCGTCGAGGCGCATGGAGGCGGAGATGCTGCGCGACAGCATGCTCGCGACCGCCGGGAACCTCAACGCCACGATGTACGGTCCGGGTTTCGACCTGTTCGACCAGCGCGGCGGATTGAGCGGGTTCAAGGCGGTGGAGTCGTTCACCGACAGCGGACTCCGGCGGATGGTGTACGCCCACAAGGTCCGCAGGGAACCTGAGGCCGTGTTCGGCGCATTCGACTGTCCCGACGCCGGACAAAGCACGCCGCGGCGGCGGGAATCCACGACGCCAATCCAGGCGCTGAACCTGTTCAACAGCCGTTTCACCGCCGATCAGGCGGCCGCATTTGGCCGGCGTCTCCGCACCGAGGCGGGCGAGGATCCAACGGCGCAGGTGCGTCACGCGTACCGGCTTGCCCTCGGGCGCGACCCGACGCCCGGGGAGGTGGCCGACGCCGAGCCCGTGGTCCGCCAACACGGCCCCGAGCCGCTGTGCCGGGCCCTGTTCAACGCCAACGAGTACCTGTTCCTTCCATGA
- a CDS encoding DUF1501 domain-containing protein, which translates to MNGDLLSLLPPGRRLLDRRGFLSGTATTMGSMALTALLQRDGLLAGNVPVMDAARPLAPRPPPTPAPARNLVMIFCAGAVSQLETWDYKPELIRQDGKPLAGGPPVTFQGPAGELAQPQYPFRRHGGTGKWVSDLIPHLAALTDEIAFIHSLTSKSNTHGPAENFLSTGTVLDGFPSLGAWVSYALGSASQDLPAYVAIPDPRGVPQAGANNWGPGFLPAVFQGTPMSTTSPVRHLTPPPGTSSEADAAARGLLQRMNARHLEHHPEDGRLAARIASYELAARMQLRVPGILDLSGEPAHVLRLYGADDTANPTKAAFARNCILARRLVERGVRMVQLFNGAYASGGELNWDGHNKLREQYDRHAAILDQPAAALIRDLGQRGLLEDTVVVWCTEFGRMPMFQKGSRGRDHNPDGFTCWLTGAGVRPGVSIGRTDDLGRRAVEDVLSLYDFNATILHLLGLDHEQLTFEHNGIQRRLTNVEGEIIRGVLA; encoded by the coding sequence ATGAACGGAGATCTCCTGAGTCTCCTGCCCCCGGGACGCCGATTGCTGGACCGGCGGGGGTTCCTGTCCGGAACCGCCACCACGATGGGATCCATGGCCCTCACCGCGCTGCTTCAAAGGGACGGGCTGCTTGCGGGGAACGTGCCGGTGATGGATGCGGCACGCCCCCTGGCCCCCCGACCACCGCCCACACCGGCACCGGCGAGAAATCTGGTGATGATTTTTTGCGCAGGTGCGGTCAGCCAGCTGGAGACTTGGGACTACAAGCCGGAGCTGATCCGCCAGGACGGCAAACCGCTGGCTGGGGGGCCGCCCGTGACCTTTCAGGGACCGGCCGGTGAACTCGCGCAACCGCAATACCCGTTCCGCCGGCACGGCGGGACGGGCAAATGGGTTTCCGACCTCATCCCCCATCTCGCGGCACTGACGGACGAGATCGCCTTCATTCATTCCCTCACCAGCAAATCCAACACCCATGGTCCCGCGGAGAATTTTCTCTCAACCGGGACGGTGTTGGACGGTTTTCCAAGCCTGGGTGCGTGGGTCAGTTATGCCCTGGGCAGCGCCAGCCAGGACCTGCCGGCCTACGTGGCCATCCCCGATCCGAGGGGTGTTCCCCAGGCGGGCGCCAACAACTGGGGCCCCGGATTCCTCCCGGCGGTGTTCCAGGGCACGCCCATGAGCACGACCAGTCCCGTGCGGCATCTGACGCCGCCGCCGGGAACATCGTCGGAGGCCGATGCCGCCGCACGGGGACTGCTGCAGCGCATGAATGCCCGGCACCTCGAACACCATCCGGAAGATGGCCGGCTTGCTGCGAGGATCGCCAGCTACGAACTCGCGGCCCGGATGCAGTTGCGGGTCCCCGGAATTCTCGACCTGTCGGGCGAACCGGCACACGTGCTGCGCCTGTATGGTGCCGACGACACCGCAAACCCCACCAAGGCCGCCTTCGCCCGCAACTGCATCCTGGCGCGACGCCTGGTCGAGCGGGGCGTTCGCATGGTTCAACTCTTCAACGGCGCCTACGCCAGCGGTGGCGAGCTCAACTGGGACGGGCACAACAAGCTCAGGGAACAGTACGACCGTCATGCGGCCATTCTGGACCAGCCGGCCGCGGCCCTGATCCGCGACCTCGGCCAGCGCGGGCTGCTGGAAGACACCGTGGTGGTGTGGTGCACCGAGTTTGGACGGATGCCCATGTTCCAGAAGGGATCCCGGGGACGGGACCACAATCCGGACGGCTTCACGTGCTGGCTGACGGGCGCCGGAGTGCGTCCCGGGGTCAGCATCGGGCGCACGGACGACCTGGGGCGCCGGGCCGTCGAGGACGTGCTGAGCCTTTATGACTTCAACGCCACGATCCTCCACCTCCTGGGACTCGACCACGAACAACTGACCTTCGAGCACAACGGCATCCAGCGCCGGCTGACCAATGTGGAGGGTGAGATCATCCGCGGCGTGCTGGCCTGA
- a CDS encoding ABC transporter permease gives MPENHPPQCAMEATASGVLRIRLSGSWDRQSRTQSEVAFAGTLPANARAVEFDTTGLQRWDSRLVALVRRWEGQARVAGLEFRDAGLPEGVRDLLKLARTVPEAADAGRPAPDARLITRIGNAALLGCREAVVLVTFLGELARALAALVRGRARFRWGDLLEVVQEAGPEALAIVALINFLIGLILAFVGANALAQFGARIYVADMVAIGTTREMGAIMTAIIMCGRTGAAFAARLGTMKVNEEIAALETFGISPMEFLVLPRMIGLVTMMPILVVFANLISISGGLLVSVSMPDISATEYLSRTLHAITLKGFLLGVSKGAFFGFLVAFTGCLRGMQCGSNAEAVGRATTQAVVAGITAIIAADGVFAVICNALGI, from the coding sequence ATGCCCGAGAATCATCCTCCCCAGTGCGCGATGGAGGCGACCGCCTCCGGGGTCCTCCGGATCCGGCTGTCCGGGTCGTGGGACCGGCAGTCCCGGACGCAGTCCGAGGTCGCATTTGCTGGGACCCTGCCTGCAAACGCACGGGCAGTGGAATTCGACACCACGGGACTCCAACGATGGGACTCGCGGTTGGTCGCGCTGGTCCGCCGGTGGGAGGGACAGGCGCGGGTCGCCGGGCTTGAATTCCGGGATGCGGGACTCCCCGAGGGTGTCCGGGACCTGCTCAAGCTCGCCCGCACGGTTCCCGAGGCAGCGGATGCCGGACGGCCGGCTCCGGATGCGCGGCTCATCACCCGGATTGGCAACGCCGCCCTCCTCGGCTGCCGCGAGGCGGTCGTTCTCGTCACCTTTCTCGGCGAACTCGCCCGGGCATTGGCGGCGCTGGTGCGGGGTCGCGCACGATTCCGATGGGGCGACCTCCTCGAGGTGGTCCAGGAGGCGGGGCCCGAGGCGCTGGCCATCGTGGCCCTCATCAACTTCCTCATCGGCCTGATTCTCGCCTTCGTCGGTGCCAACGCGCTCGCGCAGTTTGGCGCCAGAATCTACGTCGCGGACATGGTCGCCATCGGAACCACTCGCGAGATGGGTGCCATCATGACCGCCATCATCATGTGTGGACGCACCGGCGCCGCGTTTGCCGCCCGGCTGGGCACGATGAAGGTCAACGAGGAAATTGCAGCGCTGGAGACCTTTGGAATCTCTCCGATGGAGTTCCTCGTGCTGCCCCGGATGATCGGCCTGGTGACCATGATGCCGATCCTGGTCGTGTTCGCCAACCTGATCAGCATTTCGGGCGGTCTCCTCGTGTCGGTGTCCATGCCGGACATCAGCGCCACCGAGTACCTGTCGAGAACCCTCCATGCGATCACCCTCAAGGGCTTTCTTCTCGGGGTGTCAAAGGGGGCGTTTTTCGGCTTCCTGGTCGCGTTCACCGGATGCCTCCGCGGCATGCAGTGCGGCTCCAATGCCGAGGCGGTCGGACGGGCCACCACGCAGGCCGTCGTCGCCGGCATCACCGCGATCATTGCCGCCGACGGCGTTTTCGCCGTGATTTGCAATGCCCTGGGGATCTAG
- a CDS encoding ATP-binding cassette domain-containing protein, with the protein MQSTAPKIEIRNLTMAYGSYVVMRDISARIQPGSVFVIMGGSGCGKSTLLRHLIGMIRPARGDVFYDGGNFWALDDDNRRAKLREFGVLFQGGALWSSMTLAENVALPLEEYTALPPGEIRDIVRLKLALVGLAGFEGYYPSEISGGMCKRAGLARAMALDPDILFFDEPSAGLDPVSSRNLDRLILELRDSLGATIVVVSHELASIFSIADDAIYLDTETKTMTAHGRPRDLLESQDPRVRNFLTRGAAPAPLTPTATPAARSPDLSKVP; encoded by the coding sequence ATGCAATCCACGGCCCCCAAGATTGAGATCCGGAACCTGACGATGGCCTACGGATCCTACGTGGTCATGAGGGACATCTCGGCCCGCATCCAGCCGGGCTCGGTCTTCGTGATCATGGGCGGCAGCGGCTGCGGCAAGAGCACCCTGCTCCGCCATCTGATCGGCATGATCCGTCCCGCCCGCGGGGATGTGTTCTACGACGGCGGGAATTTTTGGGCGCTGGATGACGACAACCGGCGCGCCAAGCTCCGGGAATTCGGGGTCCTGTTTCAGGGTGGCGCCCTCTGGAGTTCGATGACCCTCGCGGAGAACGTCGCGCTGCCGCTCGAGGAGTACACCGCATTGCCACCAGGGGAGATCCGGGACATCGTCCGGCTCAAGCTCGCCCTGGTCGGCCTTGCCGGATTTGAAGGTTATTACCCATCCGAGATCTCGGGTGGGATGTGCAAGCGTGCCGGGCTGGCACGGGCGATGGCGCTGGACCCGGACATCCTGTTCTTTGACGAACCTTCGGCAGGTCTCGACCCGGTGAGCTCCCGCAATCTCGATCGCCTGATCCTGGAACTTCGGGACAGCCTCGGGGCAACGATCGTCGTGGTCAGCCACGAGCTTGCCAGCATCTTCAGCATTGCCGACGACGCCATCTATCTGGACACGGAAACCAAGACGATGACGGCACATGGCCGGCCCCGGGATCTCCTTGAGAGCCAGGATCCGAGGGTGCGAAATTTCCTGACCCGGGGAGCCGCACCGGCCCCGCTGACCCCCACGGCAACACCCGCAGCCCGCAGCCCCGATCTCTCCAAGGTTCCATGA
- a CDS encoding MCE family protein, with amino-acid sequence MNKKVSPALIGAFILTGTTLAVAALVILTSGRLFRHQERMILYFDTSMKGLQEGAPVKWRGVTIGSVAEVLIRHNQAPDDFSNPVIIQVDGEILRRKSDDRMDLDDPAFLKTRIAQGLRGKLDAESLVTGVLYVELGMVTNAPPAIFHQLRAEYPEIPTMPTGIQELLANLAQVDFRGISERMSALLTRVDSLLGAIDMHMINEEVTRLLSAANGLVASPDLTNSLHELNLALGDARVLIRGANVQMDTLTGSVTNTLAEADRALLQMRRGLEALTGMVEPDAPFRSDATMALGQVADAAQALAELADFLRRNPNALLTGRKPPTPKP; translated from the coding sequence ATGAACAAGAAAGTCAGCCCCGCGCTGATCGGCGCGTTCATCCTGACAGGAACGACCCTCGCCGTCGCCGCCCTGGTGATCCTCACCTCCGGGCGACTGTTCCGTCACCAGGAACGGATGATCCTCTACTTCGACACCTCAATGAAGGGCCTGCAGGAGGGGGCTCCGGTGAAGTGGCGCGGCGTGACCATCGGCTCCGTGGCCGAGGTGCTCATCCGTCACAACCAGGCACCGGACGATTTTTCCAACCCGGTCATCATCCAAGTGGACGGGGAGATCCTCCGCAGGAAATCCGATGACCGGATGGACCTCGACGATCCGGCATTTCTCAAGACCAGGATCGCCCAGGGGTTGCGGGGGAAACTGGATGCCGAAAGCCTGGTAACCGGGGTCCTGTATGTCGAACTTGGCATGGTCACCAACGCCCCGCCGGCCATCTTTCATCAACTCCGGGCCGAGTATCCGGAGATCCCAACCATGCCCACGGGGATTCAGGAGTTGCTGGCCAACCTCGCCCAGGTGGATTTTCGGGGTATTTCGGAGCGGATGAGCGCGCTCCTCACCCGGGTGGACAGCCTCCTCGGTGCGATTGACATGCACATGATCAACGAGGAGGTGACGAGGCTGCTGTCCGCGGCCAATGGGTTGGTCGCCTCCCCGGATCTGACGAATTCCCTCCATGAGCTGAACCTCGCGCTGGGGGATGCGCGGGTGCTGATTCGTGGTGCAAATGTCCAGATGGACACGCTCACCGGCAGCGTGACGAACACCCTCGCCGAAGCGGATCGAGCGCTCCTGCAGATGCGTCGCGGTCTGGAGGCCCTGACCGGCATGGTCGAGCCGGACGCTCCCTTCCGAAGCGATGCCACGATGGCCCTCGGACAGGTGGCCGATGCGGCACAAGCCCTGGCAGAACTCGCCGACTTCCTCCGGCGCAATCCCAACGCCCTGCTCACGGGGCGCAAACCGCCAACTCCCAAGCCATGA
- a CDS encoding membrane integrity-associated transporter subunit PqiC — MTTPDRMRRFAAAATIAVLPLAGCLPKPNTLATRSYLLTPVAVDALPQSARAEAEATAVGINPVRMPSYLLRPSVAVRSGTSEVVYLEASLWADRLDRQFQRVLAEDLAARLPYRSVRLAPWNSGEVSQAVSINVLQFDVDTTGTGSLIAWWQVHSASGGGLLTNGTARLTESGPPPDAQPEAIPSTLSRLVSRLAALLAEALQTSGVGAPAR, encoded by the coding sequence ATGACCACCCCTGATCGCATGCGACGATTCGCGGCAGCAGCAACCATTGCGGTGCTGCCCCTCGCCGGCTGCCTGCCAAAACCCAATACGCTGGCAACGCGCAGCTATCTTCTCACGCCGGTCGCGGTTGATGCTTTGCCCCAGTCCGCCCGGGCTGAGGCTGAGGCGACCGCTGTCGGCATCAATCCCGTCCGCATGCCCTCCTACCTGCTCAGGCCCTCCGTGGCCGTCCGTTCCGGAACGAGCGAAGTCGTCTATCTGGAGGCCAGCCTCTGGGCGGATCGCCTCGACCGCCAGTTTCAACGGGTCCTCGCGGAAGATCTCGCCGCCCGCCTGCCCTACCGGTCCGTGCGGTTGGCTCCCTGGAATTCCGGGGAGGTGTCACAGGCCGTGTCCATCAATGTGCTTCAGTTCGACGTGGACACGACGGGGACCGGCTCGCTGATCGCGTGGTGGCAGGTCCATTCGGCGAGCGGCGGCGGCCTGCTGACCAACGGCACCGCCCGACTCACGGAATCCGGGCCGCCACCCGATGCGCAGCCCGAAGCCATCCCATCCACCCTGAGCCGCCTGGTGTCCCGCCTGGCGGCCTTGTTGGCAGAGGCGCTGCAAACTTCCGGCGTCGGCGCCCCCGCCCGGTGA